The following nucleotide sequence is from Salvia miltiorrhiza cultivar Shanhuang (shh) chromosome 7, IMPLAD_Smil_shh, whole genome shotgun sequence.
ctgattttgcttgaggacaagcaaaagactaagtgtgggggggttgatttatgcttaattgttcgtattttgggggtttgattgtgccatGTTTGAGCTAAATATTCTGAAAATTGGTGCGGTTATGAGTTTGTTAATGCTTTGTAGGAGCTTTTTataaaataggagaaagaatGATATTCTGGAGATTTTGAATGAGAATTGCGTATTCTGGCGCAAACTAGTgcccagagctgaaaagcccacgccagagcagagctgaacttTATCTCCAGAGCTGAATGTTCCAGAGCGGACTTCACTCGCCAGAGTCAACACAATTCCaaagctgacttccagctctgctatgacttccagctctggcaTACTAGCCAGCTCTGCCATACTCACCAGATCTGTCATGATTTTCCAGAGTTGCCAACACGCCAGAGCTGCCAAGGCTTGCCGAGCAAGTTATCCTGAAGTCTCCTGTGCGCGCACGCTGCTTGATGTTTATCTTTAAAGCCCAGTTTTGCAAGGCCTTTTTGATCAGCATTAGGATTGGAAgaaagtctataaatagggccttgatGTTCATGTAATAACcatcctttgccctaatcttttgCTTCCGCCTTTGAGAATTGAGCTTTCGTTATGCAACCAAATACGTTAGGGTTTTTACTGTTTTCTTAGTTCTTCAAGTTTTCGAGATTTTTGTTCTAGTTTACTTTCAAGTTTAGTTTTactttagtttttgttttgaagttgtaatcaagtgacagcgATTGCATCATCAAGAAgtttatggtatttcgtatttattttaattcatttgcatcctttaaattatgctttgctttcaattatgcaatttcattatgtttatgttttgctTTCAACTATGCAATTTCATTTATGtcaattagattagaagcttttatttacaagttatttaaattcttagttaGAAGTGTTTAAATTCAAGTAGCCTTTACTTTACCGTTTAATCTTGcatagggtttaatagtttatttcgcctagttaattctaagtttaattttaaattgagtttttaatTACAAgtcttagtttaataatccaagTTTACTGCTTTCGTTGTGACataattagaagccctttaagatctttcTTGAAAGACGACtagggtcaacttaccattgctagagtgtcattgtcctattgcaagtcaatctagaggtgttttaggttgagtcagtcTACACCCCTTTCAATTGATTTCACATTACATTGATCTTTACAGTCAACTCACATCAGTATCAGTTTCGATACTCATATCAGTCTAGAAAAGGagattcaagttttattttctaaaaatagccTACTAGTATAttaccccccccccctcccatacaccagttcagtatCACTAAAGGACCCAACATAtaattatatagatttttttagCTCGATCAAGTGATTATATTTTTGCCATATATATAACATCTTATCACTATTATCTCATTACTCATAAAATATCAAAATCTCCTCaaaaaaagcaaagaaaatatataaaaaacaaattaaatgtCGTTTAAGGCGATTAATGGTAGATATTAATAAATCTATCGAAATGAAGCCATATACAAAGAAAAAATTGATTCCAAGAATCTTATTGACTCCTGCTGATCCAAGATTACCATTTAAGTTTGAACAACGACAATTTTCCCTGATTGTCTCTTATGCAATGACGATcaacaaaagtcaaggtcaatcgCTTCTCTCATGTTGGTTTATTTTTGCCAATACCAGTTTTTACACATGGCCAATTGTACGTTGCGATGTCAAGAGTACTAAGTGGAGGAGAACTTAAAATATTGCTTTATGTGGATGGTAGAAATGATGATACAACTAGTGTTGCCCACGGGCCGAAAACCGCCGATTCCGGGCCTATACTGACGGTTCTGGTTCGCCGAAATGGTGAATTGTAACCGGCCCATGTCTTCTTCCTGGTGGGCTGATTTTCGGCCTTAAACCGGTGGTTCCGGGACGGGCCAAAAATCGGCGATTTCCGAGTCAAACCAgcgattttttttatgtattcttTTTGTTGAAATTAAATAACTTGTGTTGAAATTTCGAAATTATTCACATTACATgtgttcaaattttaaaattatttaagttaatttaataaaaatatactccatctgtcccactacaagtgagactctttcctttttgggtaaaagttttACCGTTTAAACACTTTTTCacttacacacaaaatacatttttcttaattctcgtgcccaaaaaaaggGGTCTCCCTTATAGTGGGACAAATGGAGTAATAACTTATAAATGTAAGCAAGAGAGTAACAATAGAGCAATAAAGTAAAGCAAGTGATTGACAATAGAACAATTTAGCAAGAGCAATTTAACACATAAAAAATGGAGGAGAATTAGATGTAGAAGACAAGGTAGTGTAGAATTGTTAACACAATGGGATGATTTTGAAGGCGCAAGAAgatggggtatttatagataaaattagAGGGAGAAAatctgaatttgaattttaaataaaaattaaaatcaaccaAAATATCGATTTTAGGCGGACACTGCCGGTTAACCACCCGAAATCGGCGGTTTTGGCCTTGGAGATCGCGCGCTAGCCTGCCCGCCTGCCGCTTGCCTCCTCGTTTGCCGTGCTAAACCGACGATCTGGCCCGTCGGTTAACCGCCGGTTCTCGATTCCAAATTTTGCGACCCTGAACCAGCTTGCCCCTATTACCGGTTCCGGTTCCAAGATGCAGGCCAAAACTGTTGACCACGGTCTGATCCGGGCCAGAACCGACGATTCGAATTCGAACTGGGCAACACTAGATAGTActactacaaatgttgtatataggataattttcaaaatgtagtatgtgtgattttttttaacatttaattgtaacttaattttatttatatgaatacaatgtcttatttttatatttatttatgtgaaatattatttaaaaataacgTTTGTCATGCAAAGCGCGGGTGGGTGTACTAgttaacaaattttaaaaaatagaccTTAAGCCACGCCATTTGAATCTATGTAATAAATCCTACTGGACGCCCTAGAGTTTATATTATTGGAAGTCATTCTGATTTATTCTATATATAAATACTACTGTACGATATATCCTTTTAAAGACCCTTAtcttaataaaagaaaatcattTCCCAAGTGACTGTTCGAATTGACTTAACACAACCCGAAAATAATGCTAAACATATTGaaagttaaataaataataataaaacacaGAATAAAAAGGTTGAAGGTTTTTAAAAATAGGCCCACTTTTCTGTATGTATTGGCATAATGGTAGTTTGATTAATTCAAATCCATTATGACGTTagttttaaatttctttattaatttattaaaataatactaaaagtaaaataaataataatgaaacataaaatgaaaaggttaaaggtttaaAAAATAGGCCCACTTTTTTGGGAGAGTGGGTGTGAACAAGACAAGTCTGACACTTCAATGACTGAAACTTAAGCGTTATAACAATCAGAAAATACAAACATGCTTATAATACAAACATACTTTGATAAcatcaaaatttcaaaaatatggAATCCTATTCCCATCCACCCCCAACAACCCCACCACATCTCATTAACATAATATAATTCCATAtgcttgttttattttatatttattcaatcaAGAGGGTGTCCCAAAGGTTTCCAAGTACACAAATCCAATACATCAAAACTAAATTCAATGAAAGCCAAAGATGTATATAACGACAATAATAACAATACCAATGAGGAAAAAACAGGATGGGGAAACTAAAGGTATGAAATGAAATATATACATGCCCCATCATATCATAATCAATGCCCCATAATAGGAATAAATCTCTTACCATATGTCCCTCTCGCTATGTGCTCTTCATTCCTCTATTCACAGCCACCACAAACCTAAATCAATTCGAAACAACCGCAAcgaagatggtgacacgtgccTGATGAGGCCGATGACGGCCTCATCACATGGAAGACGCCCCCGCCAGGGCTGACCTAACACGGTGGTGCCTCTTGTGGCGGCGGGAGCCTCCGAATGTGACGGGGTCGAAGCCTCGGAGACGCTCGGCCTCCTTAGGTTCGATCACGCACTCTGAGGGAGGGGCCTTGTATCGAACACGGTCGTAGCAGTACGAGTATTGCATGTGCTTGTTCCTGAATCCGGCCATCTTAGTTCGCTGTTGGCTCGAGATGGTGGAAAATGTCAGAGGTGCGTCGCACTTGGACAGCTCGATGGGGTCAATAGCACATCCGTGGAGGACGAAGTCAGAGAACTCGGCAATGTAAGGGGCATATTTGTAATTGACTCTGTATTTGCCTCCATTTGTGGCCCAATCGGACCCATCCCATATTGTTGCATACAATGACATTGGTTTAGAGGGGAAGTCCCCACCCATGGCTTCTGTCCTCTTGATCTCTCTTATGGGGACGTTGTCGATGTAGAAGCTGCAAAAcaagaaataaaaacataataaaaaatgGGATATACTGTTTCAAAAATGCACGTCTGTGGCCGGAGAATAAAGGCAAGACCACCTATCCATTCTTGTGAGAGAAGAAAAGGGGAAAAGTGCATAGAAAAAGTATAACACACAGTTAGCAGATTGGAAAGAAGGgaaaaagatgaaaacaagaatcAAGATACATGTTTCCCTTTCCTTATCCTTTCACACACAAGGTGATAACATTACAACGAGAATCATCCAAGCTTTATGAGACGACACAAAATATCAAAAAGTAAAGAACCAAGAATTAGGCTGCCATTGCGATCCTACGCTAAACAAACTTTCAAATGAATTAAGGCCAACTTCATCATGAACACAAGATATCTTCATAAGTTGGTAAAGTAGGTAAATAAAAAGGGAAAACACAGTAGGAAGTTTTCCTAATTCGAAGAGCTTGTGTTCATTTCCAAGATACTATATATTGCACAATCAACAGCAAGGAAACATAGCACAAAAAGAGATCAAACCAGACAGCAAAAGAGCATAGGTTGTTACACACAACATATGTActtcctaaaaaggaaaaaatgtttTCAACCATTGATTAGAAATCAAAAGAGATGACAACTGAAACTCCATCAACAGTTAAAAGGGGAGAAAAATCTCGAAGCATGCAACTCTAAAACCACCCACAGCATCAAACAAACCACAAGTTGTTTTGCAGAGATCAATACAACAACATTTCATCTCTATTCCAACATTATCAATGTATGCTAAGTCCATCTATTCATGATAGATCATCACCTAAATACATGTGACTATAACGATGATAATATGCAAGTCAAATTTTGTAACGCAGTTCATAATAAAGGGTCACGAACTTACACAATCACATTCTGAGTCCAGAGGATGCTATATTGGTGGAAATCCTCAGAGGGATCAAACCAGAGGCCATATCTCTCCTCTCTACCAATGCTTGTGCTTCCATTTCCATAAATATTTGTCTGGATTCTCCAGTCTTTACCCCTAATGTTTCCCAAGAACTCAAAATCGATCTCATCGTGGTTCTTCTCATACATGTCACCATTCGACATCTGTCGTGATCAACAAACCAACTTTGAATAAATCCAACCAAGTACAATCCAATTCGGTCAAGAATTTTCAGATGGCATCAATACAAATTGCATGTAAGTTATCAAATTATCATTGGATGGTCATAATCAGAGGGTCATCCTTTGGTAACCTTAAATCTTTCTACCATGCAAAGAAAACTCAATAAAGTTTATGGACTTCCGATTCAAAAGAAACTGACAAAAAGGATAGATAGTGCAAGAATTTAGGGATATAAGttggaaaaaatataaatactaatAGCCGTTGAAAATTGGTCTTTGATAatagaaaaatcagaaaaagaaaaaaaagtcaTCAATTGCCACTCACATAGAAAGCAACAACAACACCAGCTGTATAATCTGCAGGAAGCTTGATTGAAGCACTGAAATAGCCATGAAGGTAAAGCTCTTGTGACACAAACCCAGAACCTGCACACACAAACCATCCATTAAAAATCCAATCTTTACGACAAAAAGCCAAAAATCGTGCCCAAAATCACAACTTGATAAACAGAGAAACCAAATAACACTACTAATacacaacacaaacacacaGAGACCTGTTCTGTCGTCCAAAGAGATGTGAACAGATTTTCCATCTTTAAGAACCATGAGATTGCCATCTCCAAAGAGGTGCGAGTAGCCTTCATCAAAGGGTACTATTGGAAGATTTCTGGATAACCCACTAACCAATAGGACCAGAAAGGCAGAACAAAAGACAAATGTGAAATTTTTCCTGTGAGAAATCATGGTTCCTCTTAATTCTTCAGGATTATAGTTTATCTAAACAACTTTGTAGAAGTCCTGCTTCTTGGTGACTCTTGCGTTGCCTATTATAGAATCCAAATGAGTGAGCGTATGTTGTGTAAGAGATGGAGGAGAGGGAGGCAGGGGAGGTCTCAATCCCTacagcagagagagagagagagagagagagagagagagtatggaAGACGAGGAGGAGGAAGGCAAAGTAGTGTGGTTTTATTGGGTGCTGAGAGTGAGCTGTGCTCTTTAGTAACATACACAAATTTTTCGGTTGAAAGTTTTATTATTAAGAAACTATTTtacgtaataataataattaaaaaaaaaaaaaaccaacacGAAACTACTTAGCGTATTTATTATATTCCGCCAtgtttaataatattaattactcGTTTTACCAGTATAAATAAGTGAAAACTAATCGCCAACTGTCCCATCGtaattctaattaaaaattaattttaagttATACCAACAATATTCATTTAATGACGCGTTTGTTGGTGGAGTGATTGAAAAATTATACTGTGATAGAATTTTCTTTTCAAGAAAAACAAAATGTTGTTCTATCAAACTTCTTTTTTACTTGAAATGTGATTctatcaaaaaaagaaaagaaaaaaaaaggataacAAGGGAATAGTGATGTTTGAACTTCACTATTAATATCTAGTAGGTTATCAATGTTTGGATATCCTCAAAAGTACCTATGAAACCTTTGTTGAccagtgtttttttttttattttttttgatcgggccaAAGTCATGTAAGATGTTAGTAATACGTTCCCCATCCATCCAAGAACCACATTATCTctcccattcaccaaaatccaacttatattctccaatctccaattcgctcccaagggTATCGAACCGGGtcatcacttaagtgaggatACGGTGGCCAGTGGCTAAGCCCTGGTTGACCAGTAGTGCTTAATCATATTTTTGTTAGTGTATTGTCCATAAATTTAACAGTGCAATAAACTTTTTGTTAAATACAGAATATCTATATTAATTCCCAGAATCAACGCATGCGAAATCGCTATcgacaaaaatgaaaaattacatCATACGCAAACGAAATTGAACCCAAAGCCTCTCACAAATGAAAATCTTTAAATGCTTCAATTTTATCGACTTGATAACACaataacttaattaaataagatataaaCCCTTTTATACACGAGAATGTTTTTCTattacaaaatcaaaattttatatatagtgCAGTTGCTTGCAATTAATTAAGGAGAAACTGCGCTGTAAAAAGAAGTTTGAAATCATAATCAGTCATTTAGAGACTTTgaccagttttttttttttcttttttcctttttttagaGGGACTTTTGACTAgtttcatttaattaattcttaaTCACATTAGACGGTACTATGAGCCCACCTATACCGTAGTTCAATGGACTaaagtaaaaatttatttttaaaatagtataaattataaattatttttatttttatattatgaaGATTTATGGTGGACTACAttatgttggatgaatttatgatttTGTACTCAATTCTCATCGTAagcataaaatttaatttttaaattcatacattttcaCTGCAAAATAATACACATTCCACATATAATTCATGGATTTgtaatttgtattttaaagGAATTTGTGGgctaatttcaaattaataggTTTGGACATTAGGTATGATTGTGGTTGCAAAACACAAGGATCAAGTAGTTTGGTCCTTTTGATAAGAATTCGGAGAAAATTGATTATGATAACTCATTGATTCGTCCGGTATCTAACTTATAGGATTCATTTATAAGTTAGTTTACTAGATCGAAAATTTATGACGTTCAAAATGGATAGATCCAATGTCACATTCAGTAAAGATTATGGAAGAACTAAAATAAGTGCACTTCTTaggatataaaataagaatcattttaagtccttagatcatcaagatctacggttgattcgtaatcctgttggatggattttgGTCCTGAGTCGAATCCctaaggtagcaaaaatttatttttcacaattcgtacctttatacagcgaattcatacatgttctacataaaattcatacattaaaaattgctcttatttcttattttaagatgtgctctcacggtagcccacccctatatataagagcaatttttagtgtatgaattttatgtagaacacgtatgaattcgctgtataaaggtacgaattgtgaaaaataaatttttgctacctttgggattcaaactcgggaccataaatccatccaacaatattacgaatcaaccatagatcttgatgatctaagggctgaaaatggttcctaatttatattttaagaagcgttcttattttagccttcccctatatatatatatatatggactaaaataaaaacacatcttaaaataaaaaataagggactattttcagccattagatTCACCAAGATTTACAGtggattcatcaccttgttggatgaattcatggtcccgagttcgaataTCTTAagtagtaaattttttttttcgtaattcatataattacacaacgaattcatatgtgttttaCATAATTATCATACATTTTAGTTagttcaaattttatatgttaaaaaaTGTTTATACCCTAGCCCtcttatacatatatatatatacactactACTACCTCCGTCACAAAATAGTATGCTTAGTTTGttcagcatgaattttaataaatgtaggataaatatattatgggCAGAGAAAAGGGTTCACTTTTGTGAgtgaaatttataaataatggtGGATCATATTGataaagttgtaaataaatgttgaagtgagaataaaaaataatgtatttattattagagatgtcaatcgggccagcccaccgggttttgggttaatcgggtgcgggctaatcgggttggagattttgttgggttata
It contains:
- the LOC130996170 gene encoding probable xyloglucan endotransglucosylase/hydrolase protein 28 codes for the protein MISHRKNFTFVFCSAFLVLLVSGLSRNLPIVPFDEGYSHLFGDGNLMVLKDGKSVHISLDDRTGSGFVSQELYLHGYFSASIKLPADYTAGVVVAFYMSNGDMYEKNHDEIDFEFLGNIRGKDWRIQTNIYGNGSTSIGREERYGLWFDPSEDFHQYSILWTQNVIVFYIDNVPIREIKRTEAMGGDFPSKPMSLYATIWDGSDWATNGGKYRVNYKYAPYIAEFSDFVLHGCAIDPIELSKCDAPLTFSTISSQQRTKMAGFRNKHMQYSYCYDRVRYKAPPSECVIEPKEAERLRGFDPVTFGGSRRHKRHHRVRSALAGASSM